A genomic region of Runella rosea contains the following coding sequences:
- a CDS encoding peptidase domain-containing ABC transporter, translated as MRQFPFYRQLDVMDCGPTCLRMVAKYYGRNYSAQELRELTQIGKDGVNLLGISEAAEAIGFRTLAIKLPLHKLLSDAPFPCIVHWGHNHFVVVQPARRTVPNPQWGLFNSLSLTRTKGRNGTSRGIEVADPAQGLITYTREEFEKQWATTTSGNEKVGIVLLLEPTPAFYEENVLTNLKEGKEQNHIWSARIGGYLWQHRRLVGQLAVGLVVASLLQLIFPFLTQSVVDVGVQTRNPSFILLVLLAQLALTVGRTSVEFIRSWLLMHLSTRLNLSLLSDFLIKLTRLPLSFFDSKQFGDIMQRIGDHHRIEQFLTGQTLNTLFSLFNLVIFGAVLAFYNLTIFGVLMIAAVLYASWVMLFLKFRRKLDYQRFGIAAKSNGSLVQLIQGMHDIRLAGAETPMRWEWEQLQTQSFKLGMKGLSVSQWQQAGALLINESKSIFITFLSAQAVMNGQLTLGGMLAVQYIIGQVNGPIEHLIGLLQSGQDAKISLERLNEIYELEDEENNDLLRGLSKDKYLYLKDITFTYTGAGNLPVFKNLSLFIPQGKTTAIVGTSGSGKTTLLKLLLRFYEPTQGQIRVGDTALTQLSHKYWRSQCGVVMQEGFIFSDTIARNIAIGVEGIDRAKLYHAAKTANILEFVESLPMGFHTKIGAEGNGISQGQKQRILIARAVYKDPQYIFFDEATNALDAHNESIIIDNLNAFFKNRTVVVVAHRLSTVKNADQIVVMDKGVITEIGTHNELALQRGAYYELVKNQLELDN; from the coding sequence ATGAGACAATTCCCTTTTTATAGGCAACTCGACGTGATGGATTGCGGGCCTACCTGCTTGCGTATGGTGGCAAAGTATTACGGTCGGAACTATTCAGCGCAAGAATTACGAGAATTGACACAAATAGGAAAAGACGGAGTGAATTTGTTGGGGATTTCGGAAGCGGCTGAGGCAATCGGATTTCGAACGTTGGCTATCAAACTACCTTTACATAAACTTCTTTCTGATGCTCCTTTTCCCTGTATTGTTCACTGGGGACATAATCATTTTGTGGTAGTACAGCCCGCGCGGCGTACCGTCCCAAACCCCCAATGGGGGCTTTTTAATTCCCTTTCTCTTACAAGGACAAAGGGTCGAAACGGGACGTCTCGTGGAATAGAGGTAGCTGACCCAGCACAAGGGCTTATTACTTACACCCGTGAAGAATTTGAAAAGCAATGGGCAACAACAACATCTGGCAATGAGAAAGTAGGAATCGTGTTGCTGCTTGAGCCTACACCTGCGTTTTATGAAGAAAACGTTTTAACAAATCTTAAAGAAGGGAAAGAGCAGAATCATATTTGGTCTGCCCGAATCGGGGGGTATCTCTGGCAACATCGTCGTTTGGTAGGTCAATTGGCTGTTGGTTTAGTGGTAGCAAGCTTATTACAGCTAATTTTTCCATTTCTTACCCAATCGGTGGTGGATGTAGGCGTACAAACGCGCAACCCCTCTTTTATTTTGTTGGTATTGTTGGCACAGTTGGCACTTACAGTAGGCCGTACCTCTGTCGAGTTTATTCGGTCGTGGTTATTGATGCACTTGAGTACCCGGCTTAATTTGTCCCTGCTTTCCGATTTCCTCATCAAACTCACTCGTTTACCCTTGTCGTTTTTTGATTCTAAGCAGTTTGGCGACATCATGCAACGTATAGGTGACCACCATCGCATTGAGCAGTTTCTGACGGGTCAAACGCTCAATACTCTATTTTCACTCTTCAATCTGGTCATATTTGGAGCAGTTTTAGCCTTTTATAATCTTACAATTTTTGGGGTTTTGATGATAGCCGCTGTATTATATGCAAGTTGGGTTATGCTCTTTCTGAAATTTAGGCGTAAGTTAGATTACCAACGGTTTGGTATTGCAGCCAAAAGCAATGGTTCGTTGGTTCAACTTATTCAAGGAATGCACGATATTCGACTGGCGGGTGCCGAAACGCCCATGCGTTGGGAGTGGGAACAATTGCAAACTCAGTCGTTTAAATTGGGAATGAAAGGGCTGTCGGTGTCTCAATGGCAACAGGCAGGGGCATTATTGATTAATGAAAGCAAAAGTATTTTTATTACTTTCTTATCGGCACAAGCTGTAATGAATGGCCAACTTACTTTAGGCGGTATGTTAGCAGTTCAGTATATCATCGGGCAAGTGAACGGTCCTATTGAACACTTGATCGGGTTACTACAATCAGGGCAGGATGCCAAAATTAGCTTGGAACGCCTGAATGAAATCTATGAATTGGAAGATGAAGAGAACAACGATTTGTTGCGCGGACTTTCAAAGGACAAGTATCTCTATTTGAAAGACATTACTTTTACCTACACGGGCGCAGGCAATTTACCTGTCTTTAAAAACCTCAGTTTATTTATTCCTCAAGGCAAAACTACCGCCATTGTTGGTACAAGCGGTAGTGGTAAGACGACGCTACTTAAACTACTATTGCGATTTTATGAGCCTACACAAGGACAGATTCGGGTAGGAGATACCGCCCTTACACAGCTATCCCACAAATATTGGCGCAGTCAATGCGGTGTAGTGATGCAGGAAGGGTTTATCTTCTCCGATACCATCGCCCGTAACATTGCCATAGGCGTAGAAGGTATAGACCGTGCCAAACTCTATCATGCGGCCAAAACAGCCAATATTCTGGAGTTTGTCGAATCTCTGCCAATGGGTTTCCATACCAAAATCGGGGCAGAGGGAAATGGCATCAGCCAAGGGCAAAAACAACGAATTTTGATTGCCAGAGCCGTTTATAAAGACCCTCAGTACATTTTTTTCGACGAAGCTACGAATGCTTTAGATGCTCATAATGAATCTATCATCATTGATAACCTTAACGCTTTTTTCAAAAACCGTACCGTAGTGGTAGTTGCTCACCGATTAAGTACAGTCAAAAATGCGGATCAAATTGTAGTCATGGACAAAGGCGTAATTACAGAAATTGGAACACACAACGAATTGGCCTTGCAACGAGGAGCTTATTATGAACTGGTGAAAAATCAACTGGAACTGGATAATTAA
- a CDS encoding HlyD family secretion protein has product MEEAYLTDRPEGAAFFEELRSEEIQEVLSNKPPWAVRWGNTVFLVILLSILGLSWLIKYPEIIVVPFRLTSDDVPKPVVAKANGRLVKLWVKENQYVEKGKVLAYIESTASHSEVLALQNSLDSLAVLIETGHFEDISSFRAGSFQHLGELQSDYQTFMQQFSETAALFTQGYLAKKKDFLRYEISDLEQNHEQLLEQYDIQNQDFRLAEKEFGMHKKLYEQKVIAWVEYNREERNFLAKKMPLKQLEMSITNNQTAQTQKQRELAELEKQANAQKIQFSQSINSLRANVASWKARYIPTAPRSGQVYFTALWQEEQNVKNEEVLFYVGTSQKGYFGELNIPQANAGKIQVGQWVLIKFQSFPFEQFGMVKGQIKSVASILSTDTTFRAIVTLPKGLTTTSHKTLPFKNNLNASAEIITQDVSVAERMFYQLKKLINQ; this is encoded by the coding sequence ATGGAAGAGGCTTATTTGACAGATAGACCAGAAGGGGCAGCTTTCTTTGAAGAACTACGGAGTGAGGAGATTCAAGAAGTATTGAGTAATAAACCACCCTGGGCTGTTCGTTGGGGGAATACGGTGTTTTTAGTGATTTTATTGTCGATTTTAGGGCTTAGTTGGCTGATTAAATATCCCGAAATCATTGTTGTACCTTTCCGTCTTACTTCAGATGATGTTCCCAAACCTGTTGTTGCTAAGGCAAACGGGCGGCTTGTAAAACTATGGGTCAAAGAAAATCAGTATGTTGAAAAAGGAAAAGTATTGGCTTATATTGAGAGTACAGCATCACATTCAGAAGTTTTAGCACTTCAAAATTCTTTAGATAGTTTGGCTGTACTTATTGAGACAGGTCATTTTGAAGATATTTCGTCTTTTCGGGCAGGAAGTTTTCAACATTTGGGCGAGTTGCAAAGCGATTACCAGACATTTATGCAGCAATTTTCTGAAACGGCTGCGCTTTTCACTCAAGGTTATTTAGCAAAGAAGAAAGATTTTCTACGCTATGAAATTTCAGATTTAGAACAAAATCATGAACAGCTTTTAGAACAGTATGACATTCAAAATCAAGATTTTAGATTGGCCGAGAAAGAATTTGGAATGCACAAAAAATTGTATGAACAAAAAGTAATTGCTTGGGTAGAGTACAATAGGGAAGAGCGCAATTTTTTGGCAAAAAAAATGCCATTGAAGCAATTGGAGATGAGTATTACTAACAATCAGACCGCTCAAACTCAAAAACAACGGGAATTGGCAGAATTAGAAAAACAGGCCAATGCTCAAAAAATACAATTTAGTCAATCTATTAATTCATTGCGGGCTAATGTAGCTTCATGGAAAGCTCGCTATATTCCTACCGCTCCTCGGTCGGGTCAAGTATATTTTACAGCACTTTGGCAGGAAGAACAAAATGTTAAAAATGAAGAAGTTTTGTTTTATGTGGGTACTTCACAAAAGGGATATTTTGGCGAACTTAACATCCCGCAAGCCAATGCAGGAAAAATTCAGGTCGGACAATGGGTCTTAATAAAGTTTCAAAGCTTCCCATTTGAACAGTTTGGAATGGTAAAGGGACAAATAAAAAGTGTAGCATCTATTCTCTCTACCGATACTACATTTAGGGCAATTGTGACACTTCCAAAAGGTCTTACGACTACTTCACATAAAACGCTTCCTTTCAAAAATAACCTTAACGCTTCTGCCGAAATCATAACGCAGGATGTGAGCGTCGCTGAACGTATGTTTTATCAACTCAAAAAGTTAATAAACCAATAA